One genomic window of Monodelphis domestica isolate mMonDom1 chromosome 1, mMonDom1.pri, whole genome shotgun sequence includes the following:
- the ENO4 gene encoding enolase 4 isoform X2 → MSITSAVISSHFEVLETAMPDTVDAVELERNEAISVAVQWVNESMTELLEGLEPTQQEVADQLLTNFFANKLQEDKESKELELSLQQPLSLMSLQPPSPPPPPPPPSKKKGQKGKKEVIPEKPIPPAEPPEPVLHGSMAIGAVSLAVAKTCAILSNTPLYLNIASLKYKRESPRTLSLPLLMITMLSCGKSSPGKLNLMKEVICIPHPGLTVQQGITMLLEIQKQIIKIIDKPHTPKPETKKGHNGKKGGSTQIVGKLSYIGCLSINYDTIEQPLLLLQGICGNLGLELGINLYLAINCAAHEFIDYTRGKYEVMTGVFKNPAEMVDIYVELINKFPSITALIDPVRKEDSEQWDSICNALGSRCNIIAGTAAKSIPKLLEEKNLSTPKCSGLIIKHTNQTTMSDLAEVTKLIESQKRIAILGSTEGESSDDSLADLAVGLGVRFLKLGGLSRGERMTKYNRLFAIEEELVQGGTLVPSVGQTFIDFEEEALKAAEAPGATLSSTDAEIPHGTPPFSVTSETMK, encoded by the exons ATG AGTATTACTTCTGCTGTCATCTCCTCTCACTTTGAAGTACTGGAAACTGCGATGCCTGACACAGTGGATGCAGTAGAATTAGAACGGAATGAAGCCATCAGTGTGGCTGTGCAGTGGGTAAATGAGTCAATGACAGAACTTCTGGAAGGATTGGAACCTACCCAACAGGAGGTGGCGGATCAGTTACTTAC gaatttttttgcaaataaacTACAAGAAGATAAAGAGAGTAAAGAATTAGAACTGAGCCTGCAGCAGCCATTATCCCTAATGTCTCTCCAACCCCCAtcaccaccacctccaccaccaccaccttcaaagaagaaaggacaaaaag GTAAGAAGGAAGTTATTCCAGAGAAACCCATCCCACCAGCAGAACCTCCTGAGCCTGTTCTCCACGGTAGTATGGCCATAGGGGCTGTATCATTAGCTGTGGCGAAAACATGTGCTATACTGAGCAATACTCCATTGTATTTAAATATTGCATCACTGAAATACAAACGG GAATCACCCAGGACACTGTCTCTTCCTTTACTGATGATCACCATGCTCAGCTGTGGGAAGTCCTCCCCAGGAAAGCTGAATCTGATGAAAGAAGTGATCTGTATCCCGCACCCTGGATTAACAGTTCAACAA GGTATCACAATGCTTCTAGAAATCCAGAAACAAATTATAAAGATTATTGACAAA CCCCATACTCCAAAACCAGAGACCAAAAAAGGTCATAATGGGAAAAAAGGTGGTTCA ACTCAGATAGTTGGCAAGCTGTCCTACATAGGCTGTTTATCAATTAACTATGATACCATTGAACAGCCATTGCTTTTACTACAAGGAATCTGTGGCAACTTGGGACTGGAGTTAGGAATCAACTTATATTTAGCCATAAACTGTGCAGCACATGAATTTATTGACTAT ACTAGAGGAAAGTATGAAGTAATGACTGGAGTATTCAAAAATCCAGCTGAAATGGTTGATATATATGTGGAACTGATCAATAAATTCCCTTCAATTACTGCATTAATTGATCCTGTGAGGAAAGAG GACAGCGAACAGTGGGACAGCATCTGTAATGCTCTTGGTTCCAGATGTAACATCATTGCAGGGACTGCAGCCAAAAGCATCCCCAAGCTCCTAGAAGAAAAAAACCTCAGCACCCCTAAGTGCAGCGGGCTAATCATAAAACATACAAACCAAACTACTATGTCTGACTTGGCAGAAGTCACCAAGCTTATTGAGA GTCAGAAACGCATTGCCATCTTAGGCAGTACGGAGGGAGAATCTTCTGATGATAGCCTTGCGGATTTG GCTGTTGGACTGGGTGTTCGTTTTCTCAAGTTGGGAGGTCTTTCTCGCGGGGAGCGGATGACTAAATACAACCGCCTTTTTGCTATAGAGGAAGAACTCGTCCAGGGCGGAACACTGG TCCCGAGTGTAgggcaaacatttattgacttcGAAGAAGAAGCCCTAAAAGCGGCAGAAGCACCTGGGGCTACTTTGTCTTCTACGGATGCTGAGATCCCACATGGCACGCCTCCTTTCTCCGTGACCTCtgaaacaatgaaataa